DNA from Helicobacter sp. 11S03491-1:
CTCTCTTCTTAAGAGTCTTTCAATCCAAAGATTTGAAGTTTTAAAACATGAAAGCAGTTATTTAAAAAATATGATTTTTTATGATAACCATCTCAATCATCTTGTTTCAATCGGAGATTATAAGTTTGTCAATCAAAAAATTAAAATGCTGGATTTTAGTAATCTCAAGCCAAAATATGGGTTTTTTACTCATGATAATCAAATGACTTATAATGTGCTCGTACCTATTTTTCAAGATAAATTTTTGGGAGTTTTGGAGTTTGTATTCTCTCCTGAGTTTTTTTCTAAAAAGATTATGCAATATGGTTATGGAAAAGGCTTCATTTTTATATCCAAAGATAAAATTTCACCCCAAAAAAATGGGATCAAAAATGGGCATTATTTTCTCTATTCTCAAGAAAAATTTAAACCCATAGAAAAAGTTTTTTTACAAACAGCCCCCTTAGATCAGGGAAAAAAGTATTTTTTTGATGGCAATATGTATATTTCACATGCTTTTGATTTGTATTCTTATCAAGATAAAGTAATTGGGAAATTTGTCTTATATCAAGATATAAATTCCTGGCAACAAAAATTCAAATATACACTTTATCAGACGTTGTTTTTTGCCCTTATTACATTTGTTTTATTGTTTTTTATTCTTAATTATGGTTTTGATGTACTCATCAAACGTCTTGAAGTGTCTAATTCTGATTTGAAATCCAAACAACAAGAACTTCAAGTCTTGAATGCAACATTAGAAACAAAAGTATCTCAAGAAATTAAACGTCGTATGCATAAAGAAGAAGAGGCAAAATTCAAAGAAAGGATTTTACTCCATCAAAGCAAAATGGCTTCTATGGGTGAAATGATAGGCAACATTGCCCACCAATGGCGACAGCCCCTATCTGAATTAGGAGCTATTTTTGCCAATATGGGTGTGCTGGAAGAGATGGGCAAACTTGATCCTGAAAAATTTAATCAAAAAATTTCTGAGGGAGAAAATCTCATTTTGCATATGAGCAATACAATTGATGACTTTAGGAGCTTTTTTAGCACTGATAAACAAAAGAGTGTTTATAGCATTAATAAAATGTGTTTGAATACTATTGCCCTGATTGACTCTGCCTTTAAAAACCATCATATTGTTTTGGAAACAAAAGAGTATGAAGAAGTTTTTGTTGATGGCTATCCGCGCGAATTTTCACAAGCGCTTTTGAATATATTAGGAAATGCTAAAGATGTTTTACTGGAAAGAAAAATAAAAAATCCAAAAATCACACTTAAAATTGCTACTTTGGGCAATAGGGTTGTTGTATCTATCAAAGACAATGGTGAGGGAATAAAACTAAATCCTATTGAAAAGATTTTTGAACCTTATGTATCCACCAAAGAAGGAATGAATGGGACAGGTATCGGGCTTTATATGAGCAAAATTATTATAGAAAAAAACACTAACGGGGAACTTCTTGCTTACAATGATACATCAGGGGCAATATTTGAAATATGGTTGGAAAGACTGATGGGGACTTAATTGCTAAATAGGTTTTTGGGCTAAAGACAGATCAATATGACAATACCCTTGAGGATTCTTTTTGAGATAGTTTTGATGATAATCTTCAGCCAAATAGTAGTTTTTAAGTTTATCAACCTGAGTAAGAATGGGTTTGTCATAACGAGATTGTATATTTTGAACAAATTGTTTTATATATTTTAATATTTTTGCATCTTGAGTATAAATCCCACTTTTATATTGGGATCCTATATCATTCCCTTGCCGATTGTATGAAGTTGGATCGATAATAGAAAAAAATCGAGTCAGAATTTCATCTAATTTAATTTTTTCTCCATCATAAATAAGCTCAAGAGTTTCAATAGCCCCACTTGTTTGACTACATACAACTTCATAGCTAGGATAGGGTATGTTTGAATTGCTATAACCTACACTTGTTTTGACAACGCCCTTAAGAAGATCAAAATAACCTTGCATACCCCAAAAACAACCTCCGGCAAGATAAATGGTGTGAAGCATTTTATTTCCTTATTTTTTGCTTATTTTTATTGTATCTGTTTTGATATAGAAATTGGATAAAACTTAAGATTATCTGCATTATAATTAGTTTTTAACTTTAAGGAGACACCATGATTAAAGTAGCCCATAGCCCTGATGCTGATGATTTATTTATGTATTATGCCATCGTATTTGGTTGGGTAGATAGTCCTTTGGGGCAAAAATTTAGTCATACAGCTTTAGATATACAAACACTCAATGAAGCTACGATAAAGGGTATTTATGATGTAAGTGCTATTTCATTTGGAGCTTATCCTTTTGTGAAAGAAGATTTTGCACTTTTAAAAACGGGAGTAAGTTTCGGGCAAGGTTATGGCCCTAAACTCATCAAAAAAAAATCAACCCATCTTAAGAAAAACTTCAAAGTTGCTTTAAGTGGAGCACATACTACCAATGCTATTATTTTTAGATTGGCTTACCCTGAAGCAAAGATTATTTATAAGAATTTTCTTGATATTGAAGAAAGCGTTTTAAGTGGAGAAGTAGATGGTGGCGTATTAATACATGAATCAATTTTGAATTTTGATTCTTCTCTTGAAGTAGAGAGAGAAATTTGGGATATATGGTGCGAACAAACAAAAGAAGAATTGCCCTTGCCCCTTGGAGGAATGGCCCTAAGACGTTCTATCCCCTTAAACAAAGCTATTGATATAGAGTCCGTGCTTACTGGGGCTGTAGAAGTAGCACTTAAAAATAAAAAAACTCTTTCTAAAATGCTCATGGAACGTAACATTATCCGCGTGAATGAAAAAGAATTAGATACTTATTTAAATCTCTATGCCAATGATAATTCTGTGAGTTTAAATGAGATTCAAAAACAAGGTATTGATAAATTATTTGAGTTAGGTTTTCAAGCAGGGATTTATGACAGGCTGATAAAATGTGAGGATTATTTTATCCCCACACTTTATCAAAATCTAAGACATACTTAATCTATTTTTCAAGCAAGGCTTTTTTATAAGATTCAATGGCTTGAGTAAGTAATTCATCTGTCATTCCCATTGTATTATAAGTGCAGTGTATAGGAGCAACTTTCATTCCCAGATATTTTGCGCAAAGGCTAAAAGGAAGCAAAATCTCTTCTAAGGTTTTCTGATTCCTACCATCAGATTGATATTTTTCTATAGGACTTCCTGTAGAAGTGATTACTTGGAATATTTTATTTGCAAGCATTTTAGGATTAGGACCAAAAGAAACTCCACTTAAAGCGCAATCTTCCCATTCTTTCAGAAGGCTTGGGCAACTAAACCAATAAAGCGGGAATTGGAAGATAACTTTATCATGAGACCCTAGAAGCGCTACTTCTTTATCTCTATCAATTTTACCTTGGGGGTAAATTTTATAAATATCACGCACAGTAATATCTGCATCTATAATGCTTTGGGTTAAGGCTTTATTGACAACAGATTCTTCCAGATTTGGATGAGCCAAAATAATGAGTGTTTTCATTGAATTTCCTTTAAATTTAAGATTTCATATAATATCATAATTATCTTAAAAGTAACTTACTTTATTAAAAGTAAGTTACTTTATTTTTACTGAGTCTCTAAAATGTGTTATAATAAACACATGAAACAAAATAAAAAATATGCAATTGATAATCTCTGTCCGGTATCATATTTTGGAAAGATTTTTAACGATCGCTGGAAGCTTTATATTGCTTATAAGCTTTTAGATGGAAAAAAACGATTCAAAGATCTCAGGGATTTTTTCGAACCTTACATGACCCAAAAAACTCTTTGCATAAAATTAAAAGAACTTGAAGAAGAACAAATTATTCAACGAGAAGTATTTAGTGAAATTCCCCCACGCGTAGAATATCATTTAACAAATAAGGGCAAAGAGTTAGCTAGCGTTTTAGAATGTATTTATCAATGGGGAGATTCTTATGTTTGCCTAAAAAACTAAATTATGTGGCAAAAAATATCTTATAGAACCAAAACCTCTTAAATGAAAAGATTTTATAGCATTGATTTGTTCTTCAGTAATGATCCCTCCTAATGCAAATAAATGAGGTTTGATATGAGAGTTAAGATGGCTGCAGTAGTCTATCCCCAAAGGTTTTGGCTTATTGGGGGTTGGAAATATTGGGCTAATAGTAACAAAATGAGCTCCCAAATCTAGAGCTTGCAGAATTTCATTGCTTTGATGAGCGCTATAAAAAATACTTTTTTTTTCACTGATAGCTATTTTAATAGTGTGAAGTTGGTTACTTTTGATATGTATGCCATCTATATTGCATTGATTGGCAATTTTCAAACTCAAAGAAGTGTTTGATAAATTCAAAAAACTTTTGATATGATGAGATTGACACCATTGCGCAAATACTTTGATTAAATCTATAGGAATTATGTTTACATTATCTCTAAAACAGGCTTTGTCAATACTATGATGTAAAGAAATATTCCGGAGATGATGATAAAAAATTTCAACAGAATTTTGAGGATAAAGAAGAGGCGAAGTGATAAAATAGCTTTCAAACATGTTTGGATTCATCGGCTTTGAGAAGGATACTTAAAGCCTTGGCTACAATACCAAAAAAACTAAAAATAGCAAAAAAAATCAGAGATAATACAAGAGCGATAAGAGGACTAAAATCTTTGAATGCCAAAAAACAAGCAATACTTCCAAACACACTCATCCCGGAGAACAAACCCACAAAAAACTCTAAAAGTTTGACAATGGTAATTTTTTTCATTTTGTTTAGAGTTGATCTTGATCTTGTACTACCACAGCTCCGGCAAGATATACATAAGTAAGTATCATAAAAACAAAAGCTTGTAATGCTCCCATAAAAACAAGTATTCCAAAAGGCGCAATAGGAATAATCCAAGGCACAAGCATCAGCATTACCAACAAAAACATATCATCACCTTTAATATTACCAAAGAGACGAAAAGAAAGCGAAATAATACGCGAAAAATGTGAAATGATTTCAATAGGAAACATTAAAGGTGAAAGCCATTTAACGGGTCCCATAAAATGGGCAATATAATGAAAAAACCCATGCGCTTTTAATCCTTCATAATGATAATAAAAGAAGACTATCAAAGCCAACACAAGAGTAAAACTCCAATTTGCAGTAGGAGCTTCAAACCCCGGAATAATACCAAGCATATTGCAGAAAAAAACTAATATTCCAATTGTTCCGGCAAGAGGAAAATATTTCCTGGCTAATTTTTCTCCAATAATATCTTTTGCCATAAACAACATGCCACTCAAAGCACTTTCATAGATATTTTGGATTCCTGAGGGAATAACTTGCATTTTATTTGTTGCAATTTTTGCCGTAATTACAGCAACTAATGCACATATAACAGTATAAAAACCGATAATAAAATCATGATCCGGATTGATTAAACTTGCAAAAGTAAAAAGTCTATGTTCCATGAAAAACCTTTTTCCAGTCGTTGTATATTTAGGATTTTAGCTAAAAAATTTTTAAGTATCTATTAAAGCGTTGGAAACACAGAAAAATTGGATTTAAGATTTTGTCTTTGATATTTTTTGGACAAGAGTCGTATTGCAAATAATATCATGAAGGCATTTTTTATCTTTGCGAAAAAATGGTGTAATAAGTCCTAGAAGTATGGCTACCCCGAATATCCATATAAAAAACCTTATGAGCGCTTTGAAAAATCCTATTTTTTTACCATTTGGCGCGCTAATAGCTAATTCCATATATCGCAATCCCGGTGTTTGAGAGGAAATAGCAATAAAAATGGCAGAGATAATGCCATAAAGCAACAAACAAATAAAAATACTTACTTGATCATGGCGAAATTTTTCAGCACTTCCCAAAATAAGATAAGTAACAACATAAAGAATAGGGGTATAAATCATAAATAAATCTGTGATAAAAGCTTTGATTCTTCTAAAGGCATAAATTTCTTGCAATGTCTGCATGATGGTAGATTTTTTAGGGGTTGGGATAGAGTGGGGATTTTTTGGTTTTTTGGTATTTCTCCATCTGTGTTTGGGTTGATTTTTCAAATAAAATCCTAATTCCCTCTACTGCCGGGCTTAATGGCTTTATCTTTACCTGCTTTACAAAGAGGACAATCTTTAGGATCATACATATTAAAAATAAAATCTTCAAGAGCAAACAATGGCACCTCATCAGGAAGTCTGCATTCAGGTTTTTTTTCTAATACAGATCCCATTCTTTGGCAAAATCCACGATTAGCAAGCCCGGCATAAGCAACAACCTTCCCCCCTTGGAATTCTACACATCTTGCAGCCTCAAGCGCAGATCCTCCGGTTGTGATAATATCCTCACAAATCAGGACTTTTTCATTTGTTTTGATACTAAAACCTCTTCTTAAACTCATCTGCCCTTCTACACGTTCAGTAAAAATAAACCTCACACCTAATGCCCTGGCAAGTTCATACCCTGCCAAAATCCCTCCAAGTGCCGGAGAACAAACACAATCAACACTTATTTTTGCTTCTTGAATTTGTCGGGCTAATGCTTGAGCTAAAATTTCTGCAGTTTTTGGATTTTCCAAAACTTTAGCAGACTGGAGGTAATAATCAGAATGATTGCCGCTACTTAACAAAAAATGTCCCTCTAGCAAAGCATTGGCTTGTATATAATATTTTTTAATATCTAATCCCATGTTTTCCTTCTTTTTTGTTAAGGTTTTAAAATCAAGAGTTTTAAAACCCTAGACTTTCATAGTTTCTTCTTCTTTGCTTCTAGTCATTTCTTCAATTTTTTTTACATACTCATCTGTGTATTTTTGGATTTCTTCTAATCCCTTTTTGCTTTCATCTTCAGTGATTTCTTTATCTTTCTCAAGTTTTTTGACCTGATTATTAGAATCCTGTCTAATGTTGCGGATAGCTATTTTTGCTTTTTCTCCCATACCTTTAGCCTCTTTGGCAATTTCTTTTCTTTGTTCTTGAGTCATTGGGGGAAAAAATAATTTAATACAATCACTGTCAGAATTTGGATTGACACCAATATTAGCTTCTTGGATGGCACGTTCAATATCTTTGAGAAGATTTTTTTCCCATGGGGTGATGACAATAGTTGTTGCATCTTGAGCAATGACAGAACCAACCTGATTTAAAGGTGTAGGCGTATCATAATAATGAATACGGATATTATCCAGTATGCTAATGGAGACTTTACCGCTTCTAAGAGTGCTAAAATCCCTACGCAGAGATTCCAATGTTTTATCCATATGATTTTTAGTGTAGCTATAAATTTCTCCCAGCATTATTTTTCCTTTTTGGTTTCCTGATTTTGAGGGGCAAGTGGCGCTAATGGCTTGACAGGTTCAAGTGTATTTTGCAATGGTGCAGCAGGAACAAGTACTTTTTTGGAGGTTTCAGAGGTATTATCAAGGAGACTTTTATTGTGCTCTTTGTTGTAAATAAAACCCAAAGAAATTGTATTGACTAAAAATAAAAAGCCTAATAACATTGTTAGTTTTGCCATAAATCCTGCCGGACCTTTTGCGCCAAAAACAGATTCATTACTCCCACTATAGACACCAAGACCAATGCTTGAGCTTTTTTGTAGCAAAACTACAATGACGATTAAAATTGCTAAAATGATTTGAATCACAAGGAGTGTATTGATCATTATTCTCTCCATAAAATATTTAAGATAAGATTTTACCAAAACTTTATTGATCAGAAGATAAAATTCACAAATGCAAACTATTAAAAATAATCAAAATTCATTTGCAAGACAAGCTCATGTTTATCAGAAATCTGCCTTGATTCAAACTCGTATTGCTCACCTATTGTTAAATAAACTGCAATATAAATATTTTTATCATGTCCTTGATATAGGGTGTGGGAGTGGGAGCGTGGCAATAGAGATAGAAAAATTAAAAATAAAAGTAAAAAATTTTATCGGGATTGATATAGCCAAAGAAATGCTTTTCTATCACCCCAAGCAATTAAATCATATTCAAAATATTAACCTTATATGTGAGGATTTTGAAAAAATCTCTCTTCCTAAAAGCGATTTGATTATAGCTGCATCTTCTTTGCAATGGGCAAAGAATCTCGAATATATATTGTCTAAAATTGCACAAAATTGCTCAGAAGTTGCATTTGGAATTTACACAAACAAAAGTTTAAAAAGTGTGCATAATTTTTTAAACACCTCTTCCCCGCTGCGATCTAAAGAAGCCCTCAAAGATATGCTTGGGAAATATTTTAGAGGCAAAAGTTATATAGCGCATTTTGAAGAATCCTTTCAAAATCGGCAAGATTTCCTCCGGCATCTAAAAAATTCAGGACTATTAGGAGGAGGCAATTTAAGCTATCAAGAAGCAAAATATTTTAGAAATCATATCCCTTACGAAAAAGCAGAATACGAAGTTTTGATATTTATAGGAACCCCCAAGCAAATTACTTCATAGCCTAAGAATGCATCACAATATTAAGTTTAAAAATTTTGATGCAATCACTAAGGATACAAATAAAACACAATCTCTTTATCTCCATACTTATAGAAAATTTTATAATATTTAACCGGCTTATTTAAGGGCATATTTTGCTGATTAAAATTCTGATCATAATTCTCTTAAGCAACATTTATCAAAACATATTTTTATTTGAACAATCATCTATCCATGCCATTCATGAGTTTGATAGGCACTCATTCCCCGCACTACTTCGCCAATACATTCAAGGTTTAATCGACATTTTTGAGCCAAAATTTTTGTTTTTATATAATCTTTTGGAGCAATGCAAAAAAGCATTTCATACTCTTCCCCGCTTTGATAAATTCGTTTTCTTGGGCAATAAAGTTTAAAGTGAAGCTTGTTGATTTTGGAGAGACGATTAAGTTCAGTGGCTATTCCATCAGAAATATCTATTCCCAAATGTGCAAAACCTGCTATTTTTTTGATAAATTCCCCACGCAACAAGGGATAAAAAAAACGTGATTTTTTATTTCCCCTCCCTCCTCTCAAGAGTTTTATAAGCTCTTGATAACTTTCTCCAATTTTTCCGGTATGGACGATTAAGTCCCCTATTTGTGCCTTTTTTCTAAAAAGTATTTTGGGGCATCCTTCTCCTATCATACTAATAGCAAACCCCAATTGACTCCCCCCAATGGTATCTCCTCCAATAATTTTAATTTTAAATTTTTTGCAAATTTTTTGTATTCCCAATACCAATTCATCTATAAAGAAATTTGAAATATCTTTTGGTAAAGATATGCCTAAAATAACATATTTAGGAACTGCATTCATAGCTAAAATATCTGAAATATTAACTAAAAATGCCTTTTGTGCAACCTCACTTGGAGAAAACCATCCCCTCTTAAAATGCACCCCCTCCCAAAACATATCCATTGCATAAACAGGCATAGAAATATCATTAAAAAGACAAAATTCCTCGGATGGAAATAAAATAGATTTTTTGTTACAAAAAACGACTCCATCATCTCCGATCCCCTTGGTGATATTACTTTGAATCAATCTCCGAATAAAATAAGATTCTTTGTCCAACTTACACCATTTTCATACTCATATCAATCCATACGCTTTGATGGATCAGCGCCCCAATACTGATAGCATCTACACCACTTTTGGCATATTCAAGCATAGTTTCTTTTGAGATTTTTCCACTACCCTCAAGCAAGACAGAAGGACAATAAAGATTTCTAAAAGCTACGACTTCTTTGATAGCCTCAGGCTTCATATTATCGCACATTACAATATCAGCTCCGGATTCCATAGCAATTTTGGCAAATTCTAATCCCTCGCATTCTACTTCAATTTTTGCCGTCCATGGAATATGTTTCCTAGCCTCATGTATTAAAGATTTTAAATCACCTTCTTTGATATGCTTAAGATGTGTATCTTTGAGCATTAACGTATCATCTAATCCCATCCGATGATTTTTTGCACCTCCATTGCGCACTGAGTATTTTTCAAAATCTCTCAAAAGGGGTCGCGTCTTTCTTGTATCTAAAATCGCTATATCAATCCCTCTAAGACCTGCAACATAACCGGCTGTATTGGTTGCAATACCACTAGAATGTTGGAGAATATTCAAAAGTGTGCGTTCGATCTTTAGCAATAGCGTATAAGAAGCCTCTAATTCAAGCAAAATATCTCCGGAAGAAAAACTCTCTTTATCTCCGACTCTCCATTCACAAGCTATATTACAAAGACCAAAAAGCTCACAAGCATATGCCTGTCCTGAAAAAATCCCATCATCTTTGGCGACAACCCTAGCTTTTGTTAAAAAATCATTTTTTACCAAACGTTCAAACAAATCTCCGCGTCCCAAATCCTCACTCAATGCACTCTCAACAAAGCGTCTTTTACTTTCTATCATTAAGATAACTCCATCATCCTATCCAAAGCTTGCTTGGCAAGTTTAGATATTTTTGAATCAATCACAATTTCATTATAAATCTGCCTTTTTTTGTATGCTTGCAATACCTCCACAATATCATTTAAAGTTGTCTCATTCATGGTCGGGCATTCAGGTATTGTCCCGGAAAGGACAAAAGTATTGTTGCTACCTTCATAAGGAGGTCGCAAGCGATTGACAAGATTAAATTCAGTGCCTACAACAACTTTTTGAAAAGGAGGGAGAGCATGCACATATTTGATAATCTGGCTTGTAGAGCCAACAAAATCAGCCATTTCTACGACATCAGGACGACATTCAGGATGCACGACGACCAAAATATCAGGATATTTTTCTCTAAAAAATTCTACATCAGAGGGCATAAACAATTGGTGTACCGAACAAAAACCGTTATAACAAACTACATCTGCCTTTAGTACTTTTTCTTTAGAATCTACGCCCAAAATAGCAGATTCCAACCCATCTGCCCTTGCAAGATTTTCACCCAAACATTTATCAGGTAAAAAGAATATTTTTTTATTTTTAGCTTTGGCAAAATCAAAAATTTTTTTAGCATTGCTACTTGTGCAAACAAGTCCTTCCATTTCACCCACTTTTGCTTTGACTTCAGCATTAGAATTAATATAAGTAATGGGCAAAATTCTATCTTTAATGATCCCATACTCTTCAAAAAGCGCTATACTTTCATCAAAGTAATCGCTACTGACCATCCTTGCCATAGAACAACAAGCGATTTTTGGCATAATCACACTTTTTTGAGGAGCCAAAATTTTGACACTTTGACCCATAAACCCTACCCCACAAAATACAATTAAATTTTTTTCACTCCGAGAAGCCTTTTTAGCCAATTCCAAACTATCACCCGTTAAATCTGCGATTTCTACAATATCATCTTTTTGATAAAAATGAGCTACCAATAAGCCATCTAACTCTATCAAAAGCTCTCTAATTTGTTTTTTAATTTCTTGCATATACTTCCTTTAGGACTTTCTTATATCCTTTCTCTAAACAAATATCCCTATTGTATCGCCAAATTTTACACTATTTTCTTTTAAAGCAGTTATTTTTATATCTTTCATAAATAAAACAATCGTGGAACCCATTTTAAATAATCCCAACTCCTCGCCCTTTGAAATTAAAATAGGATTGGAATAAACATAAACTATATTTTGATTGGCTATTTTATTTGTCTGTATTTTTGGTTCAAAATGCAACACCATCTGCCCTACATTTAAAGCTCCTACAGCCACATAATACATCATTTCTC
Protein-coding regions in this window:
- a CDS encoding ATP-binding protein, with translation MKFKTYLAMGIFSNKTSLGISTKTKTMILVLGLFIFILLTFSYFRYQDMSKENKKIQLFYGQQIQNIFEISIENITSFFINRAFSNIHSYGVIKAIKQKNPSLLKSLSIQRFEVLKHESSYLKNMIFYDNHLNHLVSIGDYKFVNQKIKMLDFSNLKPKYGFFTHDNQMTYNVLVPIFQDKFLGVLEFVFSPEFFSKKIMQYGYGKGFIFISKDKISPQKNGIKNGHYFLYSQEKFKPIEKVFLQTAPLDQGKKYFFDGNMYISHAFDLYSYQDKVIGKFVLYQDINSWQQKFKYTLYQTLFFALITFVLLFFILNYGFDVLIKRLEVSNSDLKSKQQELQVLNATLETKVSQEIKRRMHKEEEAKFKERILLHQSKMASMGEMIGNIAHQWRQPLSELGAIFANMGVLEEMGKLDPEKFNQKISEGENLILHMSNTIDDFRSFFSTDKQKSVYSINKMCLNTIALIDSAFKNHHIVLETKEYEEVFVDGYPREFSQALLNILGNAKDVLLERKIKNPKITLKIATLGNRVVVSIKDNGEGIKLNPIEKIFEPYVSTKEGMNGTGIGLYMSKIIIEKNTNGELLAYNDTSGAIFEIWLERLMGT
- the msrA gene encoding peptide-methionine (S)-S-oxide reductase MsrA: MLHTIYLAGGCFWGMQGYFDLLKGVVKTSVGYSNSNIPYPSYEVVCSQTSGAIETLELIYDGEKIKLDEILTRFFSIIDPTSYNRQGNDIGSQYKSGIYTQDAKILKYIKQFVQNIQSRYDKPILTQVDKLKNYYLAEDYHQNYLKKNPQGYCHIDLSLAQKPI
- a CDS encoding menaquinone biosynthesis family protein, with amino-acid sequence MIKVAHSPDADDLFMYYAIVFGWVDSPLGQKFSHTALDIQTLNEATIKGIYDVSAISFGAYPFVKEDFALLKTGVSFGQGYGPKLIKKKSTHLKKNFKVALSGAHTTNAIIFRLAYPEAKIIYKNFLDIEESVLSGEVDGGVLIHESILNFDSSLEVEREIWDIWCEQTKEELPLPLGGMALRRSIPLNKAIDIESVLTGAVEVALKNKKTLSKMLMERNIIRVNEKELDTYLNLYANDNSVSLNEIQKQGIDKLFELGFQAGIYDRLIKCEDYFIPTLYQNLRHT
- a CDS encoding NAD(P)H-dependent oxidoreductase; amino-acid sequence: MKTLIILAHPNLEESVVNKALTQSIIDADITVRDIYKIYPQGKIDRDKEVALLGSHDKVIFQFPLYWFSCPSLLKEWEDCALSGVSFGPNPKMLANKIFQVITSTGSPIEKYQSDGRNQKTLEEILLPFSLCAKYLGMKVAPIHCTYNTMGMTDELLTQAIESYKKALLEK
- a CDS encoding winged helix-turn-helix transcriptional regulator is translated as MKQNKKYAIDNLCPVSYFGKIFNDRWKLYIAYKLLDGKKRFKDLRDFFEPYMTQKTLCIKLKELEEEQIIQREVFSEIPPRVEYHLTNKGKELASVLECIYQWGDSYVCLKN
- a CDS encoding thiamine phosphate synthase; the encoded protein is MFESYFITSPLLYPQNSVEIFYHHLRNISLHHSIDKACFRDNVNIIPIDLIKVFAQWCQSHHIKSFLNLSNTSLSLKIANQCNIDGIHIKSNQLHTIKIAISEKKSIFYSAHQSNEILQALDLGAHFVTISPIFPTPNKPKPLGIDYCSHLNSHIKPHLFALGGIITEEQINAIKSFHLRGFGSIRYFLPHNLVF
- a CDS encoding F0F1 ATP synthase subunit A translates to MEHRLFTFASLINPDHDFIIGFYTVICALVAVITAKIATNKMQVIPSGIQNIYESALSGMLFMAKDIIGEKLARKYFPLAGTIGILVFFCNMLGIIPGFEAPTANWSFTLVLALIVFFYYHYEGLKAHGFFHYIAHFMGPVKWLSPLMFPIEIISHFSRIISLSFRLFGNIKGDDMFLLVMLMLVPWIIPIAPFGILVFMGALQAFVFMILTYVYLAGAVVVQDQDQL
- a CDS encoding RDD family protein, coding for MKNQPKHRWRNTKKPKNPHSIPTPKKSTIMQTLQEIYAFRRIKAFITDLFMIYTPILYVVTYLILGSAEKFRHDQVSIFICLLLYGIISAIFIAISSQTPGLRYMELAISAPNGKKIGFFKALIRFFIWIFGVAILLGLITPFFRKDKKCLHDIICNTTLVQKISKTKS
- the pyrE gene encoding orotate phosphoribosyltransferase; protein product: MGLDIKKYYIQANALLEGHFLLSSGNHSDYYLQSAKVLENPKTAEILAQALARQIQEAKISVDCVCSPALGGILAGYELARALGVRFIFTERVEGQMSLRRGFSIKTNEKVLICEDIITTGGSALEAARCVEFQGGKVVAYAGLANRGFCQRMGSVLEKKPECRLPDEVPLFALEDFIFNMYDPKDCPLCKAGKDKAIKPGSRGN
- the frr gene encoding ribosome recycling factor — its product is MLGEIYSYTKNHMDKTLESLRRDFSTLRSGKVSISILDNIRIHYYDTPTPLNQVGSVIAQDATTIVITPWEKNLLKDIERAIQEANIGVNPNSDSDCIKLFFPPMTQEQRKEIAKEAKGMGEKAKIAIRNIRQDSNNQVKKLEKDKEITEDESKKGLEEIQKYTDEYVKKIEEMTRSKEEETMKV
- a CDS encoding methyltransferase domain-containing protein; protein product: MQTIKNNQNSFARQAHVYQKSALIQTRIAHLLLNKLQYKYFYHVLDIGCGSGSVAIEIEKLKIKVKNFIGIDIAKEMLFYHPKQLNHIQNINLICEDFEKISLPKSDLIIAASSLQWAKNLEYILSKIAQNCSEVAFGIYTNKSLKSVHNFLNTSSPLRSKEALKDMLGKYFRGKSYIAHFEESFQNRQDFLRHLKNSGLLGGGNLSYQEAKYFRNHIPYEKAEYEVLIFIGTPKQITS
- a CDS encoding thiamine-phosphate kinase; amino-acid sequence: MDKESYFIRRLIQSNITKGIGDDGVVFCNKKSILFPSEEFCLFNDISMPVYAMDMFWEGVHFKRGWFSPSEVAQKAFLVNISDILAMNAVPKYVILGISLPKDISNFFIDELVLGIQKICKKFKIKIIGGDTIGGSQLGFAISMIGEGCPKILFRKKAQIGDLIVHTGKIGESYQELIKLLRGGRGNKKSRFFYPLLRGEFIKKIAGFAHLGIDISDGIATELNRLSKINKLHFKLYCPRKRIYQSGEEYEMLFCIAPKDYIKTKILAQKCRLNLECIGEVVRGMSAYQTHEWHG
- the nadC gene encoding carboxylating nicotinate-nucleotide diphosphorylase; the protein is MIESKRRFVESALSEDLGRGDLFERLVKNDFLTKARVVAKDDGIFSGQAYACELFGLCNIACEWRVGDKESFSSGDILLELEASYTLLLKIERTLLNILQHSSGIATNTAGYVAGLRGIDIAILDTRKTRPLLRDFEKYSVRNGGAKNHRMGLDDTLMLKDTHLKHIKEGDLKSLIHEARKHIPWTAKIEVECEGLEFAKIAMESGADIVMCDNMKPEAIKEVVAFRNLYCPSVLLEGSGKISKETMLEYAKSGVDAISIGALIHQSVWIDMSMKMV